Below is a window of Arabidopsis thaliana chromosome 2, partial sequence DNA.
TAGGTACTACTAAGATTACAAATTAGAAAGCTTTGAAAAATACTAGTAGTAAAAAGGGGCAGATGATTggtaaataataatttaaattgtttttagtaaaaaaggGCACAGACACTCACACACACACTGCTTTCACGACCCATgtgagttttctttcttctccatcttcactTTTTTAAGTAGCTAGATGACAAGACAGACAGctatctcctttttttttttacgaagaagaagatcaagaaaaaaatgaattttaaaaagggaCCTTTAAGAGAGATGGTGGGAGAGAGAGCaatagagagagaaggaaatcCACCCCCACAAATAGAAAGTTAGGGTTTattggaaagaaagaaagagagtgtgTCTCTGTGTGTGATTCTAATAGAGGTGTAGTACGTCGCTTTGCTTTCAGTCCATTAAAACCATTCCATAACCTTACACAGAATTTACTATCAAAAGTAGAGTAATCAGTATGattcattcatttatttaaatgctatcaaaagTGTTGCTTTCGGACTTtcggattttgtttttattgtaatgtaatgagaaatgttttgatagcatttaaataaaaaatgatagatATCAAAAGTAGAGTAATCGGATTTTCTCATCTCATTcttaaaaattgatatttacGCAATAGACatcaaaagtatatataataaaaacaaaaacaatagacatcaaaagtatttttatCAGATAACGATTTCTAGGCTctataaacatcaaaaattgataaatatcaaaatgCTATCAAAAGTGTTGCTTTCGGACTTTCGGATTTTCTCattacaataaaaacaaaatccaacatTTCCGTTGGATTATAGTGGAtatcaaaagagaaactaaGAAAATCTTAGTTATAGTGGATGCTTTCTGAAATGTTAGAAGATGTAAACATCCGACTGCGTGAAACTAAGAAAATCTACCAGGTTCAGAAAGCAAGCATGTCACATCTTATGTATGATCAAATGAGGAATCTTGAGGAagttggattttgtttttttattgtaatataatGTTTGTGGTACAGGGGAAACGGAGAATGGTGATATAAGACcttaattaattgattaatcTTGCAACATTTAgagaaaattaatgtttgaGGAATTAAAATCGAAACATACTCAAGAGAAGTCATAAGAATGAAAGATGAGATAGAGAGCAAAATGAACCTTTTTTGCATAATGGATTATCAAACTCACAAAATGTATGGTTTAAGTATTAATTAAcctcatcatctctctctcttccgaccaaacaaaactaaggcttaaaaggtttgttctttgtCTGTTACCTTTCACGAAGATAATACATCTCCTCATGTATGGAAATAACAGTATCCATCAAGGTCTTAACCTGATACTCCATCatctacaaaaacaacatcaaagatCCAACAACAACTAGGTTTagtaaataaacttttaaaagctACAAACTCTCTACACTATCTTCTCTCATTTTCACATTCAAAACCAGACAAAACCCTAGCTCCTAGCTTACATGCTCAaatttcatcaaaccaaacacaaactaaaaaaaccaCTTACATCAACTTGACTCTTCTTAGCCACATTGGTCCACTCCTTAGAGTGAACACCAGTCttccaatcaaaatcaatagtCAACGTGGTCTCCGGCTTATAATCAATGGCAGTGATGCACGCTACGTAACTCCCATTTTCATAAGCAGTAAACGAGAACTGACCAGCCTCTACATTATCGGCTTCGTGCAAATTCTTCCCTTGTGGTGGCATCACCTACAATAACCACAAGATAacacattaaaaacaaaaatctatcaAGTGAGATTTGTGATGAAATCTATACCTTGACGATGATCTTGTGAGAATCaggaagaggatgatgatctTCGTTAGGGTTTACGATGAAGTATTTACCAATAGACATGGCGTTTTCGTGAATCTCCTCACCGATGCATTTCGTTTTCGAAGACTTTAACTCGTAACGCATTGATAGTGTCCTGGGAGATAACAACGCAATGATCAAAAGCAAAATCGAGCTTCGACGAAGATCCATGGCGTCAccggaaaagagaagagagagagagataaaatcTTGCAGTagtcaatgttttttttgccGTTTCGGGTAAGACAAAAGAGTCAAAGACGTTCTTTGCACACgtgtaattattttattggtgAAGACACGTGAGCAAGTCTTCTTTGTCATGAGCATAGTATGGGCTTTGTATATGGAACTGGGCTTAGTTTTGTAATGAACTTTCACTTGGCACAATATTTGGGCTTATATAGATTAATATATccgaaatttaaattttaaattttcaatataggTCCGGACATTCAGATTTCATATCGGATTCAgttcgaattttttttatttggataaTTCGGATGAAAAAGTTTATTAACATTAGGATTATATGACTATTCGGTTTGGTTTCACTTCGGATGGTGTCGGATTTGTATGGGTTTCAAATcagtttttgagaaaaaaaaactaaaaaattgttcaattttaatcaaaaatcgtttaattttactaaaatttggtttaattttgcaaaacaaagtaaaattataacaaatagAACTAAAAGAAATTTGGATATTAAGGTTATAgcgaatatttttgttatttagtattttttgggtataaattataactaaatattactaatattttaagatatataattttatttcgGATTACAGATATCCGTTTGCTTTTCGGTTCGGATCGGATTCAGTTCGGGTAATTCAGGTAGGAGAATTCATTATCTGTTCGGATTTTGTGACTattcggttcggtttcggAGCCGGATTTTTCGGATCGGTTTTTGGATTTCGGATTTTATGTccaactatatatacatatatatatatatatatatatttttataagctacaaagatgatgatgatgatccaaaagagagataaagatgAGATCAATCTGTTGggattttcaagtttttctaattttgaaaaataccatCTTTGCAAAAATTTCGATAGTTTTCGaataatcttatataaaagTAGGTGTATTATAACAAGACGATTCTcagcataaaaaaaaagtttatccCAGACCCGATTAACCTTTAATTTTGACAAACGCGAGTTCATTTGACTGTTGAGTTATTTATTAACAGTTTGATatgtaatcttttttattaaataataaatattttaaaaatttgtgtatatattaaaaagctGTTAATATTTAATCCACAATTCAGTCAATAATAGAACAAGTcttgaaacaataaaacaattattttacgttaaaaatgtaaaacattgTGGGTTTGTTCCTCTACCAACATCATTTAAAATGAAAccattttttaaactaaaacataactttatataatacGGACGAAGTATACTTTGTATCAATGTGGTTGTAttagtttcttaaaatatttgtagACGTTAAATCCAGTAATATCCAAGGAAAAGCTCatataaaactttaaattgtattttatcCTTAacttttggttgttttcaatATTATCATTCAGAGGAGGGGCttgtctctttgtttgtttttttgtttttcttcccaAACCTTCTCATTTTGTCTCTCAAACTTTGATGCAACTCGGGCTTGTCTCTTTATTTATAGGGGCTTTGGTACAATCCTAAAAATCTGAATTGATAAGTTaacattaaaacaaacaaaaaagtttgatagttaaataattaatttgacGAGTAGAAAAATcctttttatcctttttatcattaaaacagaaaaatcctttttatcattatcatttttataaatattctaacttttctataattgtatattatcatatatttcatagattatttatttcatgacctatttaaatatatttccaaaagaaaaactatttaaaatattcttattttgtaagttttagtattataatttacaaatattcTGACTTattaatatatctatatattatcattttataaaaatgtaaataaaaattaaaatctgaaagataattaaaaaaagaaaaagacatgaaCAAATTAACCCAAATAAATTTGTAGAAAACCCAATGGTAAAGACGATAACCCTGAAAACGGCCAAACAACTCCTATCTCTCTGTCGACACAAAAGGGGATACTGATAAAACCGTTTTTCCTCTTTGGTTTTCGGGCCGCCGACATTTGCCGGTGgttctattttgttacttgctttatttttcttctgctttcaATAATTGTGATGGGGAATTTTCTGTTATCTCAGATTGTTCtcagatttattttcttcattcgATTTCTCTTCACCTTTATGGTGATGATTGTAATTCTCTTTGTCGATGATATGGTTTTCTTGGGACATCTCTCCCACCCTTCCGCAGTTATCCCCACACTGAAACCCATGATTCGATGTGATGCAGTCTTGTTCTTGCAgatttacaaatataaatgGAGATCTCGGAATTTGGTGTCTTTACAACTATACAAACAGATCTACTTTGGAAAATGGAAACTACCATGGAAAAAGAGACAATTCGGGATGAATGGATAATGACAATAAGCAACTATCTATGGAGGAGAATGATCGGAAGATGGTTTATGTCATGTACACAACAATGGGTTTTAAGCACAACCAAGACCAATGACATCTCATTCTATATGAGAGTCTCGATCAATCCAAAAGCTTTGTGATGTAACATATGGATCGTTGCATATGACTCTCAACTGCATTACCGGTATTTTAtcagtaaaaagaagaagatccctAAGCAAGAAAGTCACACCAAATTGACGGAAATGACGAAGATGATAAAGTACTTGACTAAGAATGCGGCATGTATTGCTTCATCATTTTTTcgttacaaaaacaattggtTGTATTTGTAATCTCATTGATAATCATGTATACTTTGATTCACATTAATAAAGTTTGTttagatgttaaaaaaaaaaatgtagaaaaccATTACCAGTTTATCATGCATCAAACCTAAGATTGGTCATATACCAACTAAACAAAGTGATAAATGTTATTTTCTGTATGGCAACCCTACAGTTGTCTTaaacttaagaaaattttgtttaggactaatacatttaatatttttaaagaatatcataaatatttaatagattaaaaaattaaaaaattgtaaatactctaatttgattatttaaaaatagatatataattaaaatatttatagcaTGTGACATGTTAAACGTAATGTATTATATGCTTGTTTAAATAAGGTTTGAcacttctaaatattttaaaatttgatattgtaAGCAAATTTTCATTAGAAttctaaaatgaaaacatgGATTCCATGCATGGGTTGAATTTGGTATTATTATATACCAAACATATGTTCATACTATATTGGACTATGTAAAATTCCGtaattatatgaaacaaaCTTCTAtttcaacaaccaaaaaagttaaaattcaaaaaagatCTCctaaattaactaaaaaaaatagctAACTAGGACTTATTGCTATTGATTCCATGATCCCTATACTTCCTTAGTTAATACATTTTAGATATGGttcatttataatatttagacttttgatatatgcaatcttattttgttgttgctattttttttttttcacttactattataatatatgaaaatttgattctggaatatataatatattaacaaaaaaaattttaaccCATGTTGTAGCATGAGTCATAAtctaatatgtatatatatatatgtatatatatatatatatatatatgaaaagaaaatctttatGTTGAGTCATGGcaataataaatattgtttgacgttggtagattgtttttttaccGTCTGATTTCCTTATCTTGTGCTCATCCACCGACTTCTCAAAAACAAGAGGAACCAAAGACTCATGGATTTTAATGGGAGTACGAATCTGGAGATTGCGaattccaaaaagaaagaatgtaCCCACCGTTAAATACATCTTTATGCAATTTGTAGCACACATAGGGAACAAAAGAGAATACGCTGTCACTAAGTCACATTGGTTGATTTTCatcttaaaaagttttatgaGTCTCTAGATACGCTACATATAGGTAATAAAAGCATAAAAGTTGCGACTAAAAATTTGTAAGATACACCATAATCATCTCTCCAACAAAAGATGGCAAGAATAACCACAATATGAAGATATGATGAGACACAATCCATGGGATGTACAAGTTGCGCACACTGGCAGGGCCGGAATATCTATTCATTGatgtcaaataaatttttacaaaaactgcaattttcttcttcatacaC
It encodes the following:
- a CDS encoding emp24/gp25L/p24 family/GOLD family protein (emp24/gp25L/p24 family/GOLD family protein; INVOLVED IN: transport; LOCATED IN: integral to membrane; EXPRESSED IN: pollen tube; CONTAINS InterPro DOMAIN/s: GOLD (InterPro:IPR009038), emp24/gp25L/p24 (InterPro:IPR000348); BEST Arabidopsis thaliana protein match is: emp24/gp25L/p24 family/GOLD family protein (TAIR:AT2G03290.1); Has 637 Blast hits to 637 proteins in 130 species: Archae - 0; Bacteria - 0; Metazoa - 362; Fungi - 29; Plants - 206; Viruses - 0; Other Eukaryotes - 40 (source: NCBI BLink).): MDLRRSSILLLIIALLSPRTLSMRYELKSSKTKCIGEEIHENAMSIGKYFIVNPNEDHHPLPDSHKIIVKVMPPQGKNLHEADNVEAGQFSFTAYENGSYVACITAIDYKPETTLTIDFDWKTGVHSKEWTNVAKKSQVDMMEYQVKTLMDTVISIHEEMYYLRER